The following are encoded together in the bacterium genome:
- the atpC gene encoding ATP synthase F1 subunit epsilon, with amino-acid sequence MADRLRLRVFTPERELVDEEVREVTLPGWWGQLGILPDHAALVTTLEQGQLSYKKDGGEARFQIGGGFAEVRDDVVTVLADSATPA; translated from the coding sequence ATGGCCGACCGCCTGCGACTGCGCGTCTTCACGCCCGAGCGCGAGCTCGTCGACGAGGAGGTGCGCGAGGTGACGCTGCCAGGCTGGTGGGGCCAGCTCGGCATCCTGCCCGACCACGCCGCGCTCGTGACCACCCTCGAGCAGGGCCAGCTGTCCTACAAGAAGGACGGCGGCGAGGCGCGCTTCCAGATCGGCGGCGGCTTCGCCGAGGTGCGCGACGACGTGGTCACCGTGCTGGCCGACTCGGCGACTCCCGCATAG
- a CDS encoding SDR family oxidoreductase, with the protein MGRLAGRIALVTGGGRGIGKGIVLAFAREGADVAINYRRGRDAAEQTADEVRALGRRALTVAADVSDHAAVSAMVDEVVGQLGRLDVAVANSGVASRVAAVHDLDPGEWRRVMATDLDGAFYTARAVLPRLIERKGALIFISSIGADMASAGGAPYHAAKAAVNTLMRVAAKEVAGAGVRVNAIAPGLVRSDMGDRLIRFVGEGIVSTIPLGRVGEPGDIGRAAVFLASDDGAWITGKVLRVDGGACM; encoded by the coding sequence ATGGGGCGACTCGCCGGCAGGATCGCTCTCGTCACCGGTGGCGGCCGCGGCATCGGCAAGGGCATCGTCCTCGCGTTCGCCCGTGAGGGCGCCGACGTCGCGATCAACTACCGTCGCGGCCGCGACGCCGCCGAGCAGACGGCCGACGAGGTGCGTGCGCTCGGACGCCGCGCCCTCACCGTCGCCGCCGACGTGAGCGATCATGCCGCGGTGTCGGCCATGGTCGACGAGGTCGTCGGCCAGCTCGGCCGACTCGACGTCGCGGTCGCGAACTCCGGCGTCGCGAGTCGGGTTGCCGCCGTCCACGACCTCGACCCGGGAGAGTGGCGCCGGGTGATGGCCACCGACCTCGACGGCGCCTTCTACACCGCGCGCGCCGTGCTGCCGCGGCTCATCGAGCGCAAGGGCGCGCTCATCTTCATCTCCTCGATCGGTGCCGACATGGCCTCGGCAGGCGGGGCGCCGTACCACGCCGCCAAGGCGGCGGTGAACACCCTCATGCGGGTCGCCGCGAAGGAAGTCGCTGGTGCGGGCGTGCGCGTCAACGCCATCGCCCCCGGCCTCGTGCGTTCCGACATGGGGGATCGGCTCATCAGGTTCGTCGGCGAAGGCATCGTGTCGACGATCCCGCTCGGACGGGTCGGCGAGCCGGGCGACATCGGCCGAGCGGCGGTGTTTCTGGCTTCGGACGACGGGGCCTGGATCACGGGGAAGGTCCTGCGGGTCGACGGCGGCGCGTGCATGTGA
- a CDS encoding sulfatase-like hydrolase/transferase, whose product MLAVLVLVGCDRRRPPNVLFVTIDTLRADRLGCYGFGLAITPAVDRLAREGVRCSDAITSAPITLPAHASMFTGLFPPAHGVRDNGNYALAPEAMTLAERLRDAGYATGAVVSAAVLAKRYGLDQGFDAYDDDLWAEDEPELFMIRERPAERTAARAVDWLERTSPDQPFFLWVHFFDPHQPYDVRAADLAAMAPTPYDAEIAQADRGLGTLIAWLEEHARLDDTLVVVTADHGESLGEHGEPTHGIFVYDATVHVPLVFRFPRALPAGRVYDGPTRHVDLMPTILGLLGLEPPAATQGLALGDALAGRIPAPTPVQYAEARLAEEGFGMAPLYAIRHGGRKWIRAPLPELYDLGADPKELRNLYPAEAAQSRPLDADLTALDEDSARLVAKLGLKATTHQIDAETADMLRALGYLAPPEQKAEMQGMDPKEGMALYAKLQQARQLAQLERWEATRHLLDEVLAASPQNVTARNLMALVDVRTGDLDGAERQYLSSLKQQPSQHRVVGALGAIALQRGDLDGAARRFDEALVLAPGFVEAMSNLGFVAAVRGDDAGAEQWYRRALEIDPSYPHVHRRLADLFYDRKDWPRAMANYRRVLELIPDSFAVLIQAGNTARFQNDPATAAAYYLQAARVRPDSWIPPYNLACLQALGGNVDEATAALEQAFATGFANPGLLEENEDLAPLRTLAAWPGFIERARAAEAAAATKRSPHVGG is encoded by the coding sequence TTGCTCGCCGTCCTCGTCCTCGTCGGATGCGATCGCCGGCGGCCGCCGAACGTCCTCTTCGTCACCATCGACACGCTGCGCGCGGATCGTCTCGGCTGCTACGGCTTCGGGCTCGCGATCACGCCGGCCGTCGACCGCCTCGCGCGCGAGGGTGTGCGTTGCAGCGACGCCATCACCAGCGCGCCGATCACGCTGCCCGCGCACGCGTCGATGTTCACCGGCCTGTTTCCGCCCGCGCACGGCGTTCGCGACAATGGGAACTACGCGTTGGCGCCAGAGGCGATGACGCTCGCCGAGCGGCTGCGCGACGCCGGATACGCCACCGGCGCCGTCGTTTCGGCGGCGGTGCTGGCGAAACGCTACGGCCTCGACCAGGGCTTCGACGCCTACGACGACGACCTGTGGGCCGAGGACGAGCCCGAGCTGTTCATGATCCGCGAGCGCCCCGCGGAGCGCACCGCCGCGCGTGCGGTCGACTGGCTCGAGCGTACGTCGCCCGACCAGCCGTTCTTCCTGTGGGTGCACTTCTTCGATCCGCACCAGCCGTACGACGTTCGCGCCGCCGATCTCGCCGCGATGGCGCCGACGCCGTACGACGCCGAGATCGCGCAGGCCGACCGCGGCCTCGGCACCCTGATCGCCTGGCTCGAAGAGCACGCTCGCCTCGACGACACGCTCGTCGTCGTCACCGCCGATCACGGCGAGAGCCTCGGCGAGCACGGCGAGCCCACGCACGGCATCTTCGTCTACGACGCCACGGTGCACGTGCCCCTCGTTTTCCGCTTCCCGCGCGCGCTGCCGGCCGGCCGCGTCTACGACGGCCCGACCCGTCACGTCGATCTCATGCCGACGATCCTCGGCCTGCTCGGGCTCGAACCGCCCGCAGCGACACAGGGCCTCGCGCTCGGCGACGCGCTCGCCGGCCGCATCCCGGCGCCGACGCCGGTGCAGTACGCCGAAGCCCGGCTCGCGGAGGAGGGCTTCGGCATGGCGCCGCTCTACGCGATCCGTCACGGCGGGCGGAAGTGGATCCGCGCGCCGCTGCCCGAGCTGTACGACCTCGGCGCCGACCCGAAGGAGCTCCGGAACCTCTACCCCGCCGAGGCCGCGCAGAGCCGTCCCCTCGATGCCGACCTGACCGCGCTCGACGAGGACAGCGCCCGCCTGGTCGCGAAGCTCGGTCTGAAGGCGACGACCCACCAGATCGACGCCGAAACGGCCGACATGCTGCGCGCGCTCGGCTACCTCGCGCCGCCGGAGCAGAAGGCGGAGATGCAGGGCATGGACCCGAAGGAGGGCATGGCGCTGTATGCCAAGCTCCAGCAGGCCCGCCAGCTCGCGCAGCTCGAGCGCTGGGAGGCGACGCGACATCTGCTCGACGAGGTCCTGGCGGCGTCGCCGCAGAACGTCACGGCACGCAACCTCATGGCTCTCGTCGACGTCCGCACCGGTGACCTCGACGGGGCCGAGCGTCAGTACCTTTCATCGCTGAAGCAGCAGCCGAGCCAGCACCGCGTGGTCGGCGCCCTCGGTGCGATCGCGCTCCAACGCGGCGATCTCGACGGCGCCGCGCGCCGCTTCGACGAGGCGCTCGTCCTGGCCCCCGGATTCGTCGAGGCGATGAGCAACCTCGGCTTCGTGGCCGCCGTGCGCGGCGACGACGCCGGTGCCGAGCAATGGTACCGCCGGGCGCTCGAGATCGACCCGAGCTACCCGCACGTCCACCGCCGCCTCGCCGACCTCTTCTACGATCGCAAGGACTGGCCCCGCGCCATGGCGAACTACCGCCGCGTCCTCGAGCTCATCCCGGACTCCTTCGCCGTCCTCATCCAGGCCGGCAACACCGCCCGGTTCCAGAACGACCCCGCGACCGCCGCCGCCTACTACCTGCAAGCCGCCCGCGTCCGCCCAGACTCCTGGATCCCGCCCTACAACCTCGCCTGCCTCCAGGCCCTCGGCGGCAACGTCGACGAAGCCACCGCCGCCCTCGAGCAGGCCTTCGCCACCGGCTTCGCCAACCCCGGTCTCCTCGAAGAGAACGAGGACCTCGCGCCCCTGCGCACGCTCGCTGCCTGGCCCGGTTTCATCGAACGCGCCCGGGCTGCAGAGGCCGCGGCCGCGACGAAGAGGAGTCCGCACGTCGGCGGCTGA
- a CDS encoding DUF4124 domain-containing protein, which produces MKKFLLGLCLLALPAAGHAEEVWRWTDAHGTTHYSNVQARVPADAEAVKTRIVREVSRIPDAQSDLTMADGRIVERQAATSGPTRRRDKRIYNRERLSFGCWATKVLYFGGWSHADDISPVLNCYPFMMGSPEAWLNAARAELAIRQNGIDLRSMIQAWDESRTAVE; this is translated from the coding sequence ATGAAGAAGTTCCTGCTCGGGTTGTGCCTGCTGGCGCTCCCCGCGGCCGGGCACGCCGAGGAGGTCTGGCGCTGGACGGACGCCCACGGCACCACCCACTACTCGAACGTCCAGGCCCGTGTCCCGGCCGATGCGGAGGCCGTGAAGACCCGAATCGTCCGCGAGGTGTCCCGCATTCCCGACGCCCAGTCCGACCTGACGATGGCCGACGGGCGCATCGTCGAGCGGCAGGCCGCCACGTCCGGGCCTACCCGCCGGCGCGACAAGCGCATCTACAACCGCGAGCGTCTCAGCTTCGGCTGCTGGGCGACGAAGGTGCTCTACTTCGGCGGCTGGTCGCACGCCGACGACATCTCACCCGTGCTCAACTGCTACCCGTTCATGATGGGCAGTCCGGAGGCGTGGCTGAACGCAGCCAGGGCCGAGCTCGCCATCCGTCAGAACGGCATCGACCTGCGCTCGATGATCCAGGCGTGGGACGAGTCCCGCACCGCGGTGGAGTAA
- a CDS encoding TetR/AcrR family transcriptional regulator, translated as MAVAIDCFARLGYQGTSIDRIAREAGVTKGAVYYHFRDKEDLLFAAVTDRIGGFQKQVLDTVGMPSADALGALRRVIDACFFHATVSNHRRFVITLMVEALDVNPRLSDQFREMMRQMRAYLAAIVRKGQARGDVRPDVDPEAVAASIAGGIMGAEIQHYQDPEQIDLRAVLDTLVTQLAEWLAPRPSPDPAGQTPPRTPKEAKHAW; from the coding sequence ATGGCGGTCGCCATCGACTGCTTCGCGCGCCTCGGCTACCAGGGCACGTCCATCGATCGCATCGCGCGCGAGGCCGGCGTCACCAAGGGCGCGGTCTACTACCACTTCCGCGACAAGGAAGACCTGCTCTTCGCGGCCGTCACCGATCGCATCGGCGGCTTCCAGAAGCAGGTGCTCGACACGGTCGGTATGCCGTCCGCCGACGCCCTCGGGGCCCTACGGCGCGTGATCGACGCCTGCTTCTTCCACGCGACGGTGTCGAACCACCGCCGCTTCGTGATCACGCTCATGGTCGAGGCGCTCGACGTGAACCCGCGCCTCTCCGACCAGTTCCGCGAGATGATGCGCCAGATGCGGGCGTACCTCGCGGCCATCGTCCGCAAGGGCCAGGCGCGCGGCGACGTCCGCCCCGACGTCGACCCCGAAGCCGTCGCCGCGAGCATCGCCGGCGGCATCATGGGCGCCGAGATCCAGCACTACCAGGACCCCGAGCAGATCGACCTGCGCGCGGTCCTCGACACCCTCGTCACCCAGCTCGCCGAGTGGCTCGCGCCCCGGCCGAGTCCCGACCCCGCGGGGCAGACGCCGCCGCGAACCCCGAAGGAGGCAAAGCACGCATGGTGA